A single region of the Massilia sp. erpn genome encodes:
- a CDS encoding HlyD family secretion protein has product MKHLSRNSAIAMAALLLCGAAYGGRQLLVAAEAQSTNDAFVAADFMLLSPKVGGIVAEVLAADNLAVKAGQLLVRIDDRDFQTALEAARAGVANAEAQLANSAATLERQRYLIEQAEATSMADRADLTLARAELERYTNLAGQGAGTAQNAQQAKARHDTLLARQAQNRAALGATIKQNIVLQAQHAVAEAMLQKARASQEQAELDLSHTRLRAPIDGVVARRSVRVGAHAAPGAALLAVVPVEQAYVIANFQETQLSHVSPGQPVSITVDGWPGEQLRGKVESIAPATGATFSAIAPDNATGNFTKVVQRIPTRIVFDAGQPLRGKLRVGMSVTANVDTSVQPRIAQVGEAR; this is encoded by the coding sequence ATGAAACACCTGTCCCGCAATTCCGCCATCGCCATGGCCGCCCTGCTGCTGTGCGGCGCAGCCTATGGCGGCCGCCAGCTGCTGGTGGCCGCCGAAGCGCAAAGCACCAACGACGCCTTCGTCGCCGCCGACTTCATGCTGCTCTCGCCCAAGGTGGGCGGCATCGTGGCCGAGGTGCTGGCCGCCGACAACCTGGCCGTGAAAGCCGGCCAGCTGCTGGTGCGCATCGACGACCGCGATTTCCAGACCGCGCTGGAAGCGGCGCGCGCCGGCGTGGCCAACGCCGAAGCCCAATTGGCCAACAGCGCCGCCACGCTGGAACGCCAGCGCTATCTGATCGAGCAGGCCGAAGCCACCTCGATGGCCGACCGCGCCGACCTGACGCTGGCCAGGGCAGAACTGGAACGCTATACCAATCTGGCCGGACAAGGCGCCGGCACCGCGCAGAACGCGCAGCAGGCCAAGGCGCGCCACGACACCCTGCTGGCGCGCCAGGCGCAAAACCGCGCCGCGCTGGGCGCCACGATCAAGCAGAACATCGTGCTGCAAGCCCAGCACGCGGTGGCCGAAGCCATGCTGCAAAAGGCCCGTGCCAGCCAGGAGCAGGCCGAACTCGACCTCTCCCACACCCGCCTGCGCGCACCCATCGACGGCGTGGTGGCGCGGCGCAGCGTGCGTGTCGGCGCCCACGCCGCGCCCGGTGCGGCCCTGCTGGCGGTGGTGCCGGTGGAGCAAGCCTATGTGATCGCCAACTTCCAGGAGACGCAGCTGAGCCATGTAAGTCCCGGCCAGCCGGTCAGCATCACGGTCGACGGTTGGCCCGGCGAGCAGTTGCGCGGCAAGGTGGAGAGCATCGCTCCGGCCACCGGCGCCACCTTCTCGGCCATCGCGCCGGACAATGCCACCGGCAATTTCACCAAGGTCGTGCAGCGCATCCCGACCCGCATCGTGTTCGACGCCGGCCAGCCGCTGCGCGGCAAGCTGCGCGTGGGCATGTCGGTCACGGCCAATGTCGATACCTCGGTGCAGCCGCGCATCGCGCAAGTGGGAGAGGCACGATGA
- a CDS encoding efflux transporter outer membrane subunit: MKANAITWQPWRGKQLRRSALALLLAPILLSGCAALGPDFKAPQAVLPQSWLANEQSAPGAVELAWWSSFDDPQLAALIQRAVAGNLDLQIVASSLEQSRAIRQSMGAAETPQLNAAGDISRARASQVGLGDPSGRKGESAYTLAQGGFNASWELDFWGRVRRAVEAADAQVEAAQEQRHAALLSLAAETAQHYIRLRSTQSLLAITEQNLAIARRSLELTRIRNREGVATELDVARASAQVAAIEARLPGLRQREAAGVNALGLLLAQPPQALRAELAAQANAGASAKQSTAAYSVPAGPAVAALGLPSELAQRRPDIRRASALLHAATASIGVAKADFYPRITLAGNLGFQATQLSDFGSWSSRQFSFGPAFSLPLFDGSHLRGMLKLSEARQQEAALAYQQTVLRAWHEVDDALAASRAQQERRERLHEAVAQSRIALNNAQQQYVAGTVDFLNVLSVQDALLANEAALAESTAAVSLALVDLYKALGGGWQSWGETVQGPLAAVTVRP; the protein is encoded by the coding sequence ATGAAAGCCAATGCCATCACTTGGCAGCCATGGCGCGGCAAGCAGCTGCGGAGGTCTGCCTTGGCCCTGCTGCTGGCGCCCATCCTGCTGTCAGGCTGCGCCGCGCTCGGTCCCGACTTCAAGGCGCCGCAAGCGGTCCTGCCTCAGAGCTGGCTGGCCAATGAACAGAGCGCGCCCGGCGCCGTGGAACTGGCATGGTGGAGCAGCTTTGACGATCCCCAGCTGGCGGCCCTGATCCAGCGCGCCGTGGCGGGCAATCTCGATCTGCAGATTGTCGCCAGCAGCCTGGAGCAAAGCCGCGCCATCCGCCAGAGCATGGGCGCTGCCGAAACGCCGCAGCTCAATGCGGCTGGCGACATCAGCCGCGCGCGCGCCAGCCAGGTGGGCCTGGGCGATCCGTCCGGCCGCAAGGGTGAATCGGCGTATACGCTGGCGCAAGGCGGCTTCAATGCCTCCTGGGAGCTGGACTTCTGGGGCCGTGTGCGGCGCGCGGTGGAAGCGGCCGATGCGCAGGTCGAAGCGGCGCAGGAACAGCGTCACGCCGCCCTGCTCTCGCTGGCTGCGGAAACGGCGCAGCACTATATCCGCCTGCGCTCGACGCAAAGCCTGCTGGCGATCACGGAACAGAATCTGGCGATCGCGCGCCGCAGCCTGGAGCTGACGCGCATCCGCAACCGCGAAGGTGTGGCGACGGAGCTCGACGTGGCGCGCGCCAGCGCCCAGGTGGCCGCCATCGAGGCGCGTCTGCCCGGCCTGCGCCAGCGCGAAGCGGCCGGCGTCAATGCGCTCGGCCTGCTGCTGGCCCAGCCGCCGCAAGCCCTGCGCGCGGAACTGGCTGCGCAGGCGAACGCCGGCGCGTCGGCCAAACAGAGCACGGCGGCATACTCCGTGCCGGCAGGTCCGGCCGTCGCTGCGCTGGGACTGCCGAGCGAGCTGGCGCAGCGCCGGCCGGATATCCGCCGCGCCTCCGCCCTGCTGCACGCGGCCACCGCCTCCATCGGCGTGGCCAAGGCCGACTTCTATCCGCGCATTACCTTGGCCGGCAACCTGGGCTTCCAGGCCACCCAGCTGTCCGACTTCGGCAGCTGGAGCAGCCGCCAGTTCAGTTTTGGTCCGGCATTCAGCCTGCCCCTGTTCGACGGCAGCCATCTGCGCGGCATGCTGAAACTGAGCGAGGCGCGCCAGCAGGAAGCGGCGCTGGCCTACCAGCAAACCGTGCTGCGCGCCTGGCATGAGGTGGACGATGCGCTGGCCGCCAGCCGCGCGCAGCAGGAGCGCCGCGAGCGCCTGCACGAGGCGGTGGCGCAAAGCCGCATTGCGCTGAACAACGCGCAGCAGCAGTATGTGGCGGGCACCGTCGATTTCCTGAATGTGCTGAGCGTGCAGGATGCGCTACTGGCCAATGAAGCCGCGCTGGCCGAAAGCACGGCCGCCGTGTCGCTGGCCCTGGTTGATCTGTACAAGGCATTGGGTGGCGGCTGGCAAAGCTGGGGCGAAACGGTGCAAGGCCCGTTGGCGGCGGTGACGGTGCGGCCATGA
- a CDS encoding LysR family transcriptional regulator yields the protein MPDMNLLVALDILLEEGSVVGAAQRMHLSAPAMSRTLSRLREAIGDPVLVRAGRGLTPTPRALELRDQVRGLVEQAHAVFHAGREVDLATLERTFSIRANDVFVGTYGGQLREAMRAKAPNAVLRFVPEGDIDDGALREGRIDLYISATRDFGADIKVQTLFNTTFVGLAREDHAIFDAPIDPARLVAYDHISVSRRGRAYGPTATMLAEHKLQQRVALIAPNFHSAIFALADSDLVLPLLPRAMLHNIEKLGMKLRHFELPLPLTPVTIVQAWHPRLDNDHAHRWLRQTIKQTCSSDKRAL from the coding sequence ATGCCCGATATGAACCTGCTCGTCGCCCTCGACATCCTGCTGGAAGAAGGCAGCGTCGTGGGCGCCGCCCAGCGCATGCACCTGAGCGCGCCCGCCATGAGCCGCACCCTGTCGCGCCTGCGCGAAGCGATCGGCGATCCGGTGCTGGTGCGCGCAGGACGCGGCCTGACGCCGACGCCGCGCGCACTGGAGCTGCGCGACCAGGTGCGCGGCCTGGTGGAACAGGCGCACGCTGTCTTTCACGCGGGACGGGAGGTGGATCTGGCGACGCTGGAACGCACCTTCAGCATCCGCGCCAACGATGTCTTCGTCGGCACTTACGGCGGCCAGTTGCGCGAGGCCATGCGCGCCAAGGCGCCGAATGCGGTGCTGCGTTTCGTGCCGGAGGGCGATATCGACGACGGCGCGCTGCGCGAGGGCCGCATCGACCTGTATATCAGCGCCACGCGCGATTTCGGCGCCGACATCAAGGTGCAGACTCTATTCAATACGACGTTCGTGGGATTGGCGCGTGAGGACCACGCCATTTTCGATGCGCCCATCGATCCGGCGCGGCTGGTCGCTTACGACCATATCAGCGTCTCGCGCCGCGGCCGCGCTTACGGCCCGACGGCGACCATGCTGGCCGAGCACAAGCTGCAGCAGCGGGTGGCGCTGATCGCGCCCAATTTCCATTCTGCGATTTTCGCACTGGCCGATTCCGACCTGGTGCTGCCGCTGCTGCCGCGCGCCATGCTGCACAATATCGAGAAGCTGGGCATGAAGCTGCGGCACTTCGAGTTGCCGCTGCCGCTCACGCCCGTCACCATCGTGCAGGCCTGGCATCCGCGCCTGGACAACGACCACGCCCACCGCTGGCTGCGTCAAACCATCAAGCAGACCTGCAGCAGCGATAAGCGCGCCTTGTAG
- the truB gene encoding tRNA pseudouridine(55) synthase TruB yields MTQQKVKRVRDLVDGVLLLDKPVGLSSNDALIKTKRVLNAKKAGHTGTLDPFATGLLPLCFGEATKFSQDLLEADKTYLTTVHLGQRTDTGDTEGEVVETREVNVTREQIEAVLAQFRGPIAQVPPMYSALKRDGKPLYEYARAGITLEREARHVVIHKLELVGYEAPFLKLEVTCSKGTYIRVLGEDIGAALGCGAHLNALRRTQVGALTAEHMITPEQLLAHPAPLELLSPVDALLSSFPAVQLTPELAKRFLQGQRLPLGKEPAVTVPAAPGRVRVYLDAKLLGTGQLQEYSILAPERLIAAAQA; encoded by the coding sequence ATGACTCAGCAAAAAGTGAAGCGCGTCCGCGATCTGGTGGACGGCGTGCTGCTGCTCGATAAGCCGGTCGGCCTGTCCAGCAACGATGCGCTGATCAAGACCAAGCGCGTGCTGAACGCGAAGAAGGCCGGCCATACCGGCACCCTCGATCCTTTCGCCACCGGCCTGCTGCCGCTGTGCTTCGGCGAGGCCACCAAGTTCTCGCAGGATTTGCTGGAGGCCGACAAGACCTATCTGACCACCGTGCATCTGGGCCAGCGCACCGACACCGGCGACACCGAGGGCGAAGTGGTCGAGACGCGCGAGGTGAATGTCACGCGCGAGCAGATCGAAGCCGTGCTGGCGCAGTTCCGTGGTCCGATCGCCCAGGTGCCGCCCATGTATTCGGCGCTCAAGCGCGACGGCAAGCCACTGTACGAATATGCGCGCGCCGGCATCACGCTGGAACGCGAGGCGCGCCATGTGGTGATCCACAAGCTGGAACTGGTCGGCTACGAGGCGCCTTTCCTCAAGCTGGAAGTCACCTGCAGCAAGGGCACGTATATCCGCGTGCTGGGCGAGGATATCGGCGCGGCGCTCGGCTGCGGCGCGCATCTGAACGCCTTGCGCCGTACCCAGGTCGGCGCGCTGACGGCCGAACATATGATCACGCCGGAACAGCTGCTGGCGCATCCCGCACCGCTGGAACTGCTCTCGCCGGTCGATGCGCTGCTGTCGTCCTTCCCGGCGGTGCAGCTGACGCCGGAACTGGCAAAACGCTTCCTGCAAGGCCAGCGCCTGCCGCTGGGTAAGGAGCCTGCGGTGACGGTGCCTGCCGCACCGGGCCGCGTGCGCGTGTATCTGGATGCCAAGCTGCTTGGTACAGGGCAGTTGCAGGAGTATTCGATTCTGGCGCCAGAGCGTCTGATCGCCGCTGCCCAGGCCTAG
- the rbfA gene encoding 30S ribosome-binding factor RbfA, which yields MAKHSKSIPARGLRVADQIQKDLSELIAFELKDPRVGMITLAEVQLTPDYAHAKIYFTTLKDDAESVKNTLAGLNAAAGYLRNQLGKRLHIHTLPQLHFVHDTSTARGMEMSALIDKANASRAADADEDSGADGKN from the coding sequence ATGGCAAAACACAGTAAATCCATCCCAGCGCGCGGCCTGCGCGTGGCCGATCAGATCCAGAAGGACTTGTCCGAGCTGATCGCCTTTGAACTGAAAGACCCGCGCGTCGGCATGATCACGCTGGCCGAGGTGCAGCTCACGCCCGACTACGCCCACGCCAAAATCTACTTCACCACGCTGAAGGACGATGCGGAGTCGGTGAAGAACACCCTGGCCGGCCTGAACGCGGCGGCCGGCTATCTGCGCAACCAGCTGGGCAAGCGCCTGCACATCCACACGCTGCCGCAGCTGCACTTCGTGCATGACACCTCGACCGCGCGCGGCATGGAAATGTCGGCCCTGATCGACAAGGCCAACGCCAGCCGCGCTGCCGACGCCGACGAAGACAGCGGCGCAGACGGTAAGAACTAA
- the infB gene encoding translation initiation factor IF-2, whose product MASNNVAQFATELKMPADLLLTQLRSAGVEKSSTSDPLSKDDKDKLLDHLRRTHGAGADTEKKKITLTRKETTEIKQADATGKSRTIQVEVRKKRTFVQRDDLVTPAAAAKAAPVIDEAERARREEEARRQAELIARQEAELREKQERLAKLDAEKEAQAKATAAAEAEAKKAAEAEAQKVAAEKAAEKAAAEKAAAAGAASAADAAAAAEAAAAADKKRQADAEESKKKNEAAAKEAAERAAATERARQAVADEVAQIKAMMNAPRRVVKAPEPAPAPAAKPKTAEGTLHKPADKKPAAGAATDKKDDKKPGDKKSIKSANVSSTWQDDAKKRGAPGGGGGANKGRGGNTGGRDGWRSGGKGGRRSSHQDDRESNFQAPTEAIIKEVHVPETITVAELAHKMSVKASEVIKQLMKLGQMCTINQVLDQETAMIVVEEMGHKAFAAAVDDPEALLADQGEHAHFESSPRAPVVTVMGHVDHGKTSLLDYIRRAKVASGEAGGITQHIGAYHVDTPRGTITFLDTPGHEAFTAMRARGAKATDIVILVVAADDGVMPQTKEAIAHAKAAGVPLVVAINKIDKPGGNLERVTQELIAEQVVPEEYGGDSPFVPVSAKTGQGIDALLENVLLQAEVLELKAPAEAPARGLVVEARLDKGRGPVATILVQSGTLKRGDVVLAGSSYGRVRAMLDENGKPIGEAGPSIPVEIQGLTEVPAAGEEVMVMADERKAREIGLFRQGKFRDVKLAKQQAAKLENMFDQMAEGEVKNLPLIIKTDVQGSQEALVGSLQKLSTSEVRVQIVHAAVGGISESDVNLAVASKAVIIGFNARADAQARKLAEANGVDIRYYNIIYDAIEEVKAALSGMLAPEKREHVTGQVEIRQVILVSKVGAIAGCLVTDGVVKRSSSVRLLRNNIVVWTGEIDSLKRFKDDAKEVRAGLECGLSLKGYNDIEVGDQLEVFEVQEIARTL is encoded by the coding sequence ATGGCGAGTAACAACGTAGCCCAATTTGCCACCGAACTGAAGATGCCTGCAGATTTGCTGCTGACGCAGCTGCGTTCTGCCGGCGTCGAGAAAAGTTCGACGTCAGATCCATTGTCGAAAGATGATAAGGATAAGCTGCTGGACCACCTGCGCCGCACCCATGGCGCAGGCGCGGATACGGAAAAGAAAAAGATCACCCTGACCCGCAAGGAAACCACGGAGATCAAACAGGCCGACGCCACCGGCAAGTCGCGCACCATCCAGGTGGAAGTGCGCAAGAAGCGCACCTTCGTCCAGCGCGACGATCTGGTCACGCCGGCCGCCGCCGCCAAGGCCGCACCGGTGATCGATGAAGCCGAGCGCGCCCGCCGCGAGGAAGAGGCACGCCGCCAGGCCGAGCTGATCGCCCGCCAGGAAGCGGAACTGCGCGAGAAGCAGGAACGTCTGGCCAAGCTGGACGCTGAAAAAGAAGCCCAGGCGAAAGCCACCGCCGCCGCCGAAGCGGAAGCGAAGAAAGCTGCCGAAGCCGAAGCGCAGAAGGTCGCTGCCGAGAAAGCCGCGGAGAAAGCCGCCGCCGAGAAGGCCGCCGCTGCCGGCGCCGCCTCGGCCGCTGATGCCGCCGCCGCCGCCGAAGCGGCTGCCGCCGCTGATAAAAAGCGCCAGGCCGACGCTGAAGAGAGCAAGAAGAAAAACGAAGCTGCCGCCAAGGAAGCCGCCGAACGTGCTGCCGCCACCGAGCGCGCACGCCAGGCCGTGGCTGACGAAGTGGCGCAGATCAAGGCCATGATGAACGCGCCGCGCCGCGTGGTGAAGGCGCCGGAACCGGCTCCTGCACCAGCGGCCAAGCCGAAAACCGCCGAAGGCACGCTGCACAAACCGGCTGACAAGAAGCCGGCCGCCGGCGCCGCGACGGACAAGAAAGACGACAAGAAACCAGGCGACAAGAAGTCGATCAAGTCGGCCAATGTTTCCTCCACCTGGCAGGACGACGCCAAGAAGCGCGGCGCGCCAGGCGGTGGCGGCGGTGCCAACAAGGGCCGTGGCGGCAACACCGGCGGCCGCGATGGCTGGCGCAGTGGCGGCAAGGGCGGTCGCCGCTCTTCGCACCAGGACGACCGCGAATCGAACTTCCAGGCACCGACCGAGGCGATCATCAAGGAAGTGCACGTACCGGAAACCATCACCGTGGCCGAACTGGCGCACAAGATGTCGGTCAAGGCTTCCGAAGTCATTAAACAGCTGATGAAGCTGGGCCAGATGTGCACCATCAACCAGGTGCTGGACCAGGAAACCGCGATGATCGTGGTGGAAGAGATGGGCCACAAAGCCTTCGCTGCCGCCGTGGACGATCCGGAAGCGCTGCTGGCCGATCAGGGCGAACACGCCCACTTCGAATCGAGCCCACGTGCCCCGGTGGTGACCGTGATGGGCCACGTCGACCATGGTAAGACCTCGCTGCTGGACTACATCCGTCGCGCCAAAGTGGCGTCGGGCGAAGCCGGCGGCATTACCCAGCACATCGGCGCCTACCACGTGGACACCCCGCGCGGCACGATCACCTTCCTGGATACGCCGGGCCACGAGGCGTTCACCGCCATGCGTGCCCGCGGCGCGAAAGCGACCGACATCGTTATTCTGGTGGTGGCAGCCGACGACGGCGTGATGCCGCAGACGAAAGAAGCGATTGCCCACGCCAAAGCAGCCGGCGTGCCGCTGGTGGTGGCGATCAACAAGATCGACAAGCCGGGCGGCAATCTGGAACGCGTGACGCAGGAGCTGATCGCCGAGCAGGTGGTGCCGGAAGAATACGGCGGCGATTCGCCGTTCGTGCCGGTGTCCGCGAAGACCGGCCAGGGCATCGACGCCCTGCTGGAAAACGTGCTGCTGCAAGCCGAAGTGCTGGAGCTGAAAGCGCCGGCCGAAGCGCCTGCGCGCGGTCTGGTGGTGGAAGCCCGTCTGGACAAGGGCCGCGGCCCGGTTGCGACGATCCTGGTGCAATCCGGTACGCTGAAGCGCGGCGACGTGGTGCTGGCTGGTTCTTCTTATGGCCGCGTGCGCGCCATGCTGGACGAAAACGGCAAGCCGATCGGCGAAGCCGGTCCATCGATCCCGGTCGAAATCCAGGGTCTGACCGAAGTGCCGGCCGCCGGCGAGGAAGTCATGGTCATGGCCGACGAGCGCAAGGCGCGTGAAATCGGTCTGTTCCGTCAAGGTAAGTTCCGCGACGTGAAGCTGGCCAAGCAGCAGGCAGCGAAGCTGGAAAACATGTTCGACCAGATGGCCGAGGGCGAGGTGAAGAACCTGCCGCTGATCATCAAGACCGATGTGCAGGGTTCGCAGGAAGCGCTGGTTGGCTCGCTGCAGAAACTGTCGACCTCCGAAGTGCGCGTACAGATCGTGCACGCGGCGGTGGGCGGCATCTCGGAATCGGACGTCAATCTGGCGGTGGCCTCGAAAGCGGTCATCATCGGCTTCAACGCCCGTGCCGATGCACAGGCGCGCAAGCTGGCCGAGGCCAACGGCGTGGACATCCGCTACTACAACATCATTTACGACGCGATCGAAGAAGTCAAAGCGGCGCTGTCGGGCATGCTGGCGCCGGAGAAGCGCGAGCACGTCACCGGCCAGGTGGAAATCCGCCAGGTCATCCTGGTGTCGAAAGTGGGCGCGATTGCCGGCTGTCTGGTTACCGACGGCGTGGTCAAACGTTCTTCCTCGGTACGCCTGCTGCGCAACAACATCGTGGTGTGGACCGGCGAAATCGACTCGCTCAAACGCTTCAAGGACGACGCCAAGGAAGTGCGCGCCGGTCTGGAGTGCGGCCTGTCGCTCAAGGGCTACAACGACATCGAGGTGGGCGACCAGCTGGAAGTCTTCGAAGTACAGGAAATCGCCCGTACGCTGTAA
- the nusA gene encoding transcription termination factor NusA: MSREVLLLVDALAREKNVDKDVVFGALEFALAQATKKRYEGEVDIRVSIDRESGEFESFRRWHVVPDEAGLQLPDQEVLLFEAKEQIPDIEVDEYIEEPIESVEFGRRFAQDTKQVVLQRVRDAEREQILADFLERGDSLVTGTIKRMERGDAIVESGKIEARLPRDQMIPKENLRIGDRVRAYILRVDRNMRGPQVILSRTAPEFIMKLFELEVPEIEQGMLEIKSAARDAGVRAKIAVYTADKRIDPIGTCVGMRGSRVQAVTGELGGERVDIVLWSEDPAQFVIGALAPANVSSIMVDEEKHAMDVVVDEENLAIAIGRSGQNVRLASDLTGWKINIMTAEESADKSAQETAAVRALFMEKLDVDQEVADILVEEGFSSLEEIAYVPISEMLEIEAFDEDTVNELRTRARDALVTEAIASEEGLEGMDEALVGLEGMDRITAGKLGLAGIKTVEAFAGLAYDEFGAILALAADRARELIKTEFEDVTDDEMKLVDAKYDDRAKALQAKAWTAAESAKA; the protein is encoded by the coding sequence ATGAGTCGCGAAGTTTTGTTATTGGTGGACGCGCTTGCGCGTGAAAAGAACGTCGACAAGGACGTGGTCTTCGGCGCGCTCGAATTCGCGTTGGCGCAAGCCACGAAGAAGCGCTATGAAGGCGAAGTGGACATTCGCGTTTCGATCGACCGCGAGTCGGGCGAGTTCGAGTCCTTCCGCCGCTGGCACGTGGTGCCTGACGAAGCCGGCCTGCAACTGCCCGACCAGGAAGTCCTGCTGTTCGAAGCCAAAGAGCAGATCCCCGATATCGAAGTCGATGAATACATCGAAGAGCCGATCGAGTCCGTGGAATTCGGCCGCCGCTTCGCGCAAGACACCAAACAGGTTGTGCTGCAGCGCGTGCGCGACGCCGAGCGCGAACAGATCCTGGCCGACTTCCTGGAGCGCGGCGACTCGCTCGTGACCGGCACCATCAAGCGCATGGAACGCGGCGACGCCATCGTCGAATCGGGCAAGATCGAAGCGCGCCTGCCGCGCGACCAGATGATCCCGAAAGAGAATCTGCGCATCGGCGACCGCGTGCGCGCCTACATCCTGCGCGTGGACCGCAATATGCGCGGCCCGCAGGTGATCCTGTCGCGCACCGCGCCGGAATTCATCATGAAGCTGTTCGAACTGGAAGTGCCGGAAATCGAACAAGGCATGCTGGAGATCAAATCCGCCGCCCGCGACGCCGGCGTGCGCGCCAAGATCGCCGTCTACACCGCCGACAAGCGCATCGATCCGATCGGCACCTGCGTCGGCATGCGCGGCTCGCGCGTGCAGGCCGTGACCGGCGAACTCGGTGGCGAGCGCGTGGACATCGTGCTGTGGTCGGAAGATCCGGCCCAGTTCGTGATCGGCGCCCTGGCCCCGGCCAATGTGTCCTCGATCATGGTGGACGAAGAGAAGCACGCCATGGACGTGGTGGTGGATGAAGAGAACCTGGCGATCGCCATTGGCCGTTCCGGCCAGAACGTGCGCCTGGCTTCCGACCTGACCGGCTGGAAGATCAACATCATGACGGCCGAGGAATCGGCCGACAAGTCGGCTCAGGAAACGGCGGCAGTGCGCGCGCTGTTCATGGAAAAACTGGATGTGGACCAGGAAGTGGCCGACATTCTGGTGGAAGAGGGCTTCTCCAGCCTGGAAGAAATCGCCTACGTGCCGATTTCGGAAATGCTGGAAATCGAAGCTTTCGACGAAGACACCGTCAACGAACTGCGCACCCGCGCCCGTGACGCCCTGGTCACCGAAGCCATCGCTTCGGAAGAAGGCCTGGAAGGCATGGACGAGGCGCTGGTTGGACTGGAAGGCATGGACCGCATCACCGCGGGCAAGCTGGGTCTGGCCGGCATCAAGACCGTTGAAGCATTTGCCGGTCTGGCGTATGACGAGTTTGGCGCGATCCTGGCCCTGGCGGCCGACCGCGCCCGTGAACTGATTAAAACTGAATTTGAAGATGTGACCGACGATGAGATGAAACTCGTCGATGCGAAGTACGACGACCGTGCCAAGGCGCTGCAAGCCAAGGCCTGGACGGCGGCTGAATCCGCAAAGGCTTGA
- the rimP gene encoding ribosome maturation factor RimP codes for MQLPELIETTVTGLGYELVDFERAERGLLRVYIDFTAEDAEEKGPITVEDCATVSHQLSHVLTVENVNYERLEISSPGLDRPLRKLGDFARFAGCEVIVKLRIALPGTANRRTYQGLLQAPEGDQLGLEFEGKDGPALLNFTLADVDKARLVPQVDFRSRKA; via the coding sequence TTGCAACTGCCGGAATTAATTGAGACGACCGTCACAGGTCTGGGCTACGAGCTGGTTGATTTCGAACGGGCCGAGCGCGGACTGCTGCGCGTGTACATCGATTTCACGGCGGAAGACGCGGAAGAAAAAGGCCCGATCACCGTTGAAGACTGCGCCACGGTCAGCCATCAGCTGAGCCATGTGCTGACGGTCGAAAACGTGAATTACGAGCGCCTCGAAATCTCGTCGCCCGGTCTGGATCGCCCGCTGCGCAAGCTGGGCGATTTCGCCCGCTTCGCCGGCTGCGAAGTCATCGTCAAGCTGCGCATCGCCTTGCCCGGCACGGCCAACCGCCGCACCTATCAGGGGCTGCTGCAAGCGCCGGAAGGCGATCAACTGGGTTTGGAATTTGAAGGTAAGGATGGTCCTGCGCTGCTGAATTTTACGCTCGCGGACGTGGATAAGGCCCGATTGGTGCCACAGGTGGATTTTAGGAGTCGCAAAGCATGA